DNA from Brachionichthys hirsutus isolate HB-005 chromosome 3, CSIRO-AGI_Bhir_v1, whole genome shotgun sequence:
TCTGTCGTAAATCCATTCTTAGTCCGTTCAAGCATACAGCTAAACCCAGGACTGGGGCTCGACCCTGGGCTGCGTTCTTGGTCAGTTTTACTAGACCTCCTGCTCCCCGGTCCACCATCCATAGTGTCTCTGTCATTGGTCCAAGACATGCGGGAGTCTCCATCCCGTGACTGTGCTTTCTCTTCACTGATGACCATCTTATGGATTCTGCCTTCACCTCCGCTGCCCTTCTCCCGCATGGATCCCTGGAAGAGACGGCGAACAAAACTGTAGCCCTTCACTTCCATGTTATTGCTGTCTCCCACGGCGACTCCACCGGGGCTCTTGCactcttttttttgcctgtaaATGACAAGGGAATCCGGTCGCAGCATGCGTTTGCCTGTGCTTCTTCTGAGTACCGGGGCGCTGTGTGGCGCCACCAAGCCGTTATTTCCCGGAGTCCTTGGGAATGGAGGCAATGAACTGCTCGCATTGCTCCTGTTGTGTGCCTCAACGTCAACAGAAGTCCGTCTGTTCTCCTTCCTAGAGTCATCATTTTCGTTTTCATCTCTGGACGTGAAGGAGCCAGAGAGTGTAGAGAAGGGAGTGTTGGATGAATATCTCGGGGGACGATGGGGCGACAGGCTACCGGAAGTGGAAGCAGCTCTTCGGGGATGTGGTGGGGGAGTACCACAGGGCACTAGCACAGGCTCCTGTTTGGTGTTGATCACCTGTTGGCTCTTAACATATTTAGCCTTGTCTGCCTCCAGCCTCTCCACAGCGCTGACTGACCGGCCATGGCCTCCGCCGTCTATCTGCCTGCGCAGGTAGTCTGGACCTTTATTGAGTAGCCGCAGAGGAGACGGTGATCCGATTGGTGTTAGGGGCTTCATGGCGGATTCACTGAGCTGGGAGAGACATCAAAGCTACAGCTGGCCGACAGCTTCTGATGTCCCACAGACGTTCACGTCCTTCAGTAATAGTTAGGTATCAATGGAGGAGTCCAAGTTTGTTTTAAAGATCCCTATGGATAGTTTCCAGAATCTTTGTTGGGTAACGTTTAGCCCAGACAAATTGATATCTCTTTCCAGTATTCACACTGACATTTGGATGTGTAGGCAGAGCACAGGGaaacccttttttttgtcttgtcagCCAAGAGCACTCCTAAATGAGACACTCCCTGCCCACAGCGCTGCAGAAATAGAAGCTAGAGTGCACTTTAAAAGGGTAACTTTTTCCCTCCCCCTCTTGTTCTTCTCCCAACAACACTGCTGATCCTTTCAGTGATGGCTGCCAGAAGGAATCAGATACAATGGCCTTAAATATTTGCTTTgtggcagcaggctgagggatGCTCGGTGAAGAACTTTTGTTTGGTGCCTGTCGATGCCGAGGTGACCCCAAGGTATCCGGCACTTGGCTCATTGATGGGACGGACAGGAGGGGGCAGATGTAGAT
Protein-coding regions in this window:
- the fam110d gene encoding protein FAM110C — its product is MKPLTPIGSPSPLRLLNKGPDYLRRQIDGGGHGRSVSAVERLEADKAKYVKSQQVINTKQEPVLVPCGTPPPHPRRAASTSGSLSPHRPPRYSSNTPFSTLSGSFTSRDENENDDSRKENRRTSVDVEAHNRSNASSSLPPFPRTPGNNGLVAPHSAPVLRRSTGKRMLRPDSLVIYRQKKECKSPGGVAVGDSNNMEVKGYSFVRRLFQGSMREKGSGGEGRIHKMVISEEKAQSRDGDSRMSWTNDRDTMDGGPGSRRSSKTDQERSPGSSPSPGFSCMLERTKNGFTTEGVNDGIANRNHSGNHDNENDPWKRASPLPLPRRQFGGLLRSKSDLHLRCSVASSEQEHFFDFCGLDMDMIERLGRGKFLSGASSIDTLSLALRSVVGDGCGGSEPSEFSRQSGDGLFQEELAEQLPTGVSIIERNARVIKWLYGCKNATRAGPKESTV